The following coding sequences lie in one Peromyscus maniculatus bairdii isolate BWxNUB_F1_BW_parent chromosome 3, HU_Pman_BW_mat_3.1, whole genome shotgun sequence genomic window:
- the LOC107399785 gene encoding rho GTPase-activating protein 20-like isoform X2, which translates to METVNEKVVAGEMNIQYLMFHGPVEFRRGCSSKNCHLHLYRDFLVVTNSRSSAQKREWYTLLQRSINEHKEKDRGKSIALEILTEDIPNWNTSFTVTAAQLDTVNDIIRKLQPLLGIPNAEEDYQLWFSSSQKEAPCPLLGHENTYAIRMSDFQNSTFVAVGPSDYTDYLDINKAVQELQSPHMPGIFFLKPKDPPKHQSTGAY; encoded by the exons ATGGAAACTGTCAATGAGAAAGTTGTAGCTGGTGAGATGAATATTCAATACCTGATGTTTCATGGACCGGTAGAATTCAGAAGAGGCTGTAGCAGTAAGAATTGTCATCTCCATTTGTACAGAGACTTCTTGGTTGTGACTAATAGTCG TTCCTCTGCCCAAAAAAGAGAGTGGTATACTTTACTTCAAAG ATCCATTAATGAACATAAGGAGAAAGACCGTGGAAAGAGTATTGCACTTGAGATACTCACAGAGGACATCCCAAACTGGAATACT TCATTCACTGTAACAGCAGCACAATTGGACACAGTGAATGATATCATCAGGAAGTTACAACCATTGCTGGGAATACCT AATGCTGAGGAAGATTATCAACTGTGGTTCTCTTCTAGCCAGAAAGAAGCACCATGCCCACTCCTGG GACATGAGAACACCTACGCCATCAGAATGAGTGACTTTCAAAATTCTACCTTTGTGGCAGTGGGGCCAAGTGACTACACTGATTATCTTGATATCAACAAGGCAGTCCAGGAGCTGCAGTCCCCACATATGCCAGGAATATTCTTCCTGAAGCCCAAGGACCCACCCAAACACCAGAGCA